The sequence GGATGAAGATCTGCGCCAGCGGTTGCACCGCGAGACGGGCGCGCTGGCCGCCGTTCCAGCTCGTTTCTTCGCCTTCGGCGACCTGGAGGACAACCTGCGCGAACAGCTGCTAAAGATCCAATCGCATCCTTGGGTTCCGCGGCACATCCCGGTCCGCGGTTTCATCTTTGACGTCAAGACGGGGCGGCTGCGCGAAGTCAAGGCCGCTGCCTCATCGAGGATTCCGGCCTAGGACGGGGTTTGTGGCGGCTCGGAGCCCTTGGATGGCTGGGCTGGGGATTTCGGTTGCGGCCCCTTGCCGGGTTCGCTGCGCTCTCCCGCCGTCACGCCCGCCGGCCGATTCATCTTCGCGAAGTTGGCCTGCATGGTTTCGTAGACACGGTCGATCTTGTTGTGCAACTGCGCCACCTCCAGTTCAGCTTTCAGGTTGATCTGATATTCGAGGTCGGCCTTCAGCCGGTCCTTGGCCGACTGCCGGTTCTGCGACATCATGATCACCGGCGCCTGCAGCGCCGCCAGGGTGGAGAGCAAGAGGTTCAGCAGAATGAACGGGTAAGGATCGTAGGCCTTCGACAGCAGGATGAAGGCATTGAGGAACATCCAACCCATTAGGAATGCCCCGAAAACCAGGATGAACGTCCACGAACCGCCGAAGGTGGCCACGCGGTCGGCAATGCGCTCGCCGAAGGTCATCCGCTCTTGCTCTTCTTCGTTGACGTTGCGCGTCACGTGGGTGCGCAGCAGCTCGTCGGTGGTACGCAGGCGCCGGCCCACCACCGTGAGCAGGTCGAGCGCGGCCTTGGGATGCCGCTTCAGAAACTCCAGCAGGTGTTCGCGGTCGAGCGTAAGTGTCTCCGTGCTCTCCACCGCCACGGCGGTCGCCGTGCGCGCGCCGCCGTCGAGCAACGAGATCTCGCCGAACAGGTCGCCTGGTCCGTTTTCCGCCAGGATGGTCTTCTCGCCCTCGTAGTTTTCCACGAAGACCTCGACCTTGCCGGAACGCACCAGGTACAGGCAGTCCCCGGCATCGCCGAAGGAAAAAATGCTGTCGCCTTTGTCGAATCGCTTGACGCTCAGGATCGCCGCCAGGTTCAGGCGTTCCTTTTTCCCCAGCAGCGCGAACAGCGGGACTTCCGCCAGCAGTTCCACTTCTGCGGCCATGGCCATCACCTCGCCGCG is a genomic window of Terriglobales bacterium containing:
- a CDS encoding DUF1003 domain-containing protein; amino-acid sequence: MMRLTAARRGGRGEVMAMAAEVELLAEVPLFALLGKKERLNLAAILSVKRFDKGDSIFSFGDAGDCLYLVRSGKVEVFVENYEGEKTILAENGPGDLFGEISLLDGGARTATAVAVESTETLTLDREHLLEFLKRHPKAALDLLTVVGRRLRTTDELLRTHVTRNVNEEEQERMTFGERIADRVATFGGSWTFILVFGAFLMGWMFLNAFILLSKAYDPYPFILLNLLLSTLAALQAPVIMMSQNRQSAKDRLKADLEYQINLKAELEVAQLHNKIDRVYETMQANFAKMNRPAGVTAGERSEPGKGPQPKSPAQPSKGSEPPQTPS